A region of the Acidobacteriota bacterium genome:
AGTTGTTGCCGTCGGTAGCGCGGAGGGTGAAGCTGTACGTGCCCGCCGCCGTCGGGTAGCCGTAGAGCAAGGCTGCCTGGCTGTAAAACGTCACGCCCGGCGGCAGGCTGCCCGCCGTCATCACATAGCTGTACCCGGCGGTCGGACTGGCCGCCACCGAGTTGTTATACAACTGGTATGGCGCACCGTTCGGCAAAGCGGGCAAGCTGATCGTCGGGCAGCCGCTGAGCACGAAGGCATACGCGCGCGCCCCCGTGCACGCGCCCCAGCCCGTCGCCGTGAGCGTGAAGTTGTAGCTGCCCGTCACCGCTGTTATCCCGCTCACAGTGCCCGTCGCCGCATTCAGCGTCAGCCCCGGCGGCAACGCGCCGCTGGTGACTGCATAGCTGTAATTCCCGCCCGCCGGTGTGGCCGTTACCGTTTGATTGTAGAAGGTGTTCAACGCCGGCGCGGGCAAGGCCGATACACTGATGGCCGGGCAATTGATCGTCAGCCTGTAGGCCTGTTCGCCCCCACAGGTATTCGTAGTCATATTGGTGGCGCGGATGGCGAAATTGTAAACGCCCACAACGTGCGGCAGGCCGCTCACCACCCCGGCCAAACTGAGCGTCAGCCCGGACGGCAGATTGCCCTGGCTCAGCGTGAAGGTGTAATTGCCCGCCGGCGTCGCCGTGACGGTGTAGTTGTAGGCGATGCCCGCCGCGCCATCGGGGAAGGGCGGCGTGGTCAGCGTAATCGCCGGACAGGCGACCGTGAAGCTGTACGTGCGACTGCCCGCGCAACCGCCTGTCCCGGTCGCCGTGATCGTGACGTTGAAGGCGCCGCTGGCGGTCGGCGTGCCGCTGAGCAACCCCCCGCTGCTCAGCGACACGCCGGGCGGCAAGCCGCCCCCAGTGATGGCAAAGGCATACGGCGCCACACCGCCGCTGGCCGTGAGCATTTGGCTGTACGCGCTGCCGGCCTGCGCCGCTGGTAGCGGATTCGGATTGAGCGTGACGGGGCCGCAAGTGATCTGCAAGGTGTAAGCGCGCGCCCCGCTGCACGTGAGCGCATCGCTGGCCGTGACGGTGAAACTGAAATTCCCCAAGGCCGCCGGCGTGCCCGTCAGCAGGCCCGTTGGTGAAAGCGTCAGTCCGGCTGGCAACGCGCCGCTGGTGATGCTGAAGCTGGCCGAGTTGCCGAACGCGCCACTCTGCGTCAACGCTTGTGAATACGCGACACCGGTCATGCCGGCGGGCAGGATGCTGTTGGTTGGCGTGACCGTGAGCGCCGGACACAGCACCGGCACTGGCCCGGCGGTTGAACAGTTGTTGTTGGTGTTCGTGTCGGGCACCAGGCCCGCAACGCAGGCCATGTTGGTAAGCGTGGTATTGGCTGCCGCCCCGGCAACCGTCCCCGTGACCGTGAGCGTCACCGAACTGTTGGCGGGCAACGAGGTAAGCACCGCATTGATTGCATTGCCGCTGCCGCTGGCGCCCGCGCCGCACACCGCGCCGCCGGTCGGATTGCCGCAACTGAAAGTGACGTTGCTGAGCGAGGCGCTGACATTGTCGGTCACGACGGCATTGCTGGCGCCACTCGGCCCGGCGTTGCTGACCAGGATCGCGTAACTGATCGTACCGCCCGCCACGACGCTCGGCGGCCCGGTCTTGAGCACGGCTAAATCAGCGCCGGGCAGATCGAAGCCGAAGTTGGCCGTCGCCATGCCGCCATTGGTGACCGCCGCCGTCAAATCGTTCGGCGTGCCCAGCGTCGCGCTCAGCGGCAAGTCGGGATCATTCGTTTTGACCCGCACCGTGTAATTGCCCACCAGAATGTTGCTGAAGTTATAAACGCCACCCGCGCCGCTGTCAGTGATACCCGTGACCGCGCCAGTGCTCTGGTCAATCAAGCGCACTTCGATATTCGGAATGCCTGCTTCGCCGCCGCCGGGCATATTGTCGCGGTCGTCGTCGCTGTAAACCCGCCCCGTTACCGTGCCGGTCGCCAGGTTGACGCATTGCTGGACGGTCACATCGTCCATCGCAAAATCGTTGCCGTAGTTGCCGAAGGTGTTGTTGCGCAGGCGGAAGGTGATCGTCGTCGAAGGGCCGGTGTTGAAAACGAAGCTGCGCTGCTCCCACACAAACTGCGGCATGTGGATGGGGAAGGCGGTCGGTGCCAGACGCGGCACCGTGCCGAAAACGTCCACGGTCTCGAACGAGACGCTCGCTTCCAACGCCGGCACGCTGTTGAGGCTGCCGCCGAAGATCGAAAACTCGTAGTTGGTATTCGGCTGCAACCCGCTGACGGTTTCCTCGAAGAAAATGTCCGGTGTGCCCGCCGCATTGATCATCACGAAGTTGTCGTTATCCAGCCCCGTCGTGTGGCCCTTGGGCTGATACCAATTGCCGTACAGCGCGGCGTTCGGGTTGTTGACCACCGTGTATTCACCGTCTACCGGATGATTGAACGTGTTGCCCAGGTTGTAATCAACATAGGCATAGCCGGGAATGACGCCGGCGGGCAGCGCGCCTGCCGATGCGCCAGGCGCGCCCGTGCCCGTCCCGAATGTGCCGTTGCTGGCGGCGGTGAAGAGATTGCCGCCCGTCAGCATGCCGCCCGCCATCGTGCAAGCGCCGTTAGCCGCCTGAGCGCTTTTCCCGGCGGCCAAGGCCGTGTGGGTGGTGCGGCTGGTCAGCAGCCAGCCCAGCGTGAGCGCGCAAAGCAGCCCGGCCACACAGCTTAAAACCAAGCGGCGGCGTTGTTGAGTTGTCGTGTTGAGCTGAATGTTTCGCATGGTAATTCTCCTTGGTGTCTTGCGTGTTTGGGTCAGCAGATGAACCGTGAGCGCCACGCGCCGGGTAGGGATGCCCGCTGTGGGGACGCGCAAAGCGGCGGCCCCCGCGCGTGGCGTTCACGCTGCATCTGCCGGTGCAGGGAGACAACCGCGACCAGCGTCAGCGGTTTGTGTTTGTGCCCAGCGCAACAACGCGGGCAGACAAAGGCGCGGCGCGGCCGCCACGGCTTCACTGAAATGCAACGCGCCGGCTTCGATCCAGCGATAGACCTGGCGCGTGTCATAGCCCGCCGCCGCGGCGGCCTCATCCGGCGTCAGCCAGACGACGCGCGCCGCACAGGCCGCGCACCAGGCTTCGGTGACGGCCGCCGGACTGCTGATGGGCTGGGCCTGAACGCTCAGCAATTCGCGGGTGACGATGGTGATTTTGGTGCGCCGCATGTTTGTTTCTCGAAAGTTTGGGTGGGACGATTTGCCAAATCGCCCCGCTATGTTTTGTCGTGCTGGCGTCCCGCTGCTAGACTGCGCCCGGCGTCGCAACCCCACGATCAGACGCCGGTCGCCCCCGCGCCTAACCAATCAACCGGCGAACCATACTTTCGTTCAACAGGCCGTCTACAGGACGGGGCGAAGCTTAGGCGGGAGGCCGCTAAAGAGTCCTAAATTTGGGGCTAAAGCTTTCCGAAGATTTCCGAAGACGGGTTTATGTCCAAGCCTGAGAGTTCCTTATACGAGTTCGGCGAATTTCAACTGGATGCCGCGCGGCGCTTGTTATTGCGCCAGGGCGAGCCGGTGACGATTGCGCCGAAGGTTTATGAGGTGCTGCTGGCGCTGGTCGAAACGCCGGGCCAACCACTGAGCAAGGATGAATTGTTGCGCCGCGTCTGGCCTGACACGGTGGTTGAGGAGAGCAACCTGACGGTCAGCGTCTCGGCCCTGCGCAAGGTGCTGGGCGAACGGCGCGACGAGCATCAATTCATCGCCACGCTGCCCGGTATCGGTTATCAATTTGTCGCGCCGGTCAGTCAGCTAGAAAACAACCCGCCAGAAGAGGGGGGGCGCGGGTACGGAACGGGGAGCGTGAGCGACCTGCACCTGGGCAAGGGGCGCGAACCGCAAGCTCAGGTCGCTCACGCTCCCCGTTCCGTACCACTGGCTGAACAGGTGCTCGAACGCCAGACCATCGCGCAAGTCGTGATCGAAGAAGAGACCGAGGCCGAGACGCACGCGCGCACAACTCCGCCGCTGCAATTACCGGCTCCACGCCGGAGCTTCGTTGCGACGCGCTGGCTGGCGCTGGGCGGCGCGGCGTTGCTGTTGGTGGCGGCCTTGGCTTGGTACTTCCGGCGTGAAGCGCCCGCCAACAGCGGTCAGGTGCGTTCGCTGGCCGTGCTGCCGTTCACAGAGTTGGGCCAGTCCCAAGCGGATTCCGCGCTTGGCTTAGGCATGGCCGATACGCTCATCAGCCGGCTGGGCAGCCTCGGTCAAATCGAAGTGCGCCCGACCGCCGCCATTCGCCGCTATGCGGGCCAGACCGCCGACCCGCTGGCCGCCGGGCGCGAGCTGCGCGTCGAAGCCGTGCTGAGCGCCAACCTGCAACGCCAGGGGCAGACCCTGCGCGTGACCGCGCAATTGGTGCGCATCAACGATCAACACACGCTGTGGTCGGACACGCTGGACGAACAGGCCACGCGGCTTTTCACCTTGCAGGACAACCTCAGCGCGCGGCTGGCCGCGGCCCTGGCCTTGCCGCTCAGCGCGCGCGACCGCGAACGCCTGACCAAACACGGCACCGCGAATATCGAGGCTTATCAGCTTTACCTGAAAGGCCGGCTGTTCTGGAACCGGCGCACGCCGGAATGGATTGCGAAAGGGATCGAGTCTTTCGAGCAGGCGCTGCAGTTGGATCAGCAATACGCGCTGGCTTGGGCGGGGCTGGCTGATTGCTATGTGCTCAGCTCTTCGGGGCTGCCCGCGCTGGAACGCATGCCCAAAGCCCACGCGGCGGTCGAGCGGGCCTTGCAACTGGACGAGCAATTGGCCGAAGCGCACGCCACGCGCGGGCTGATCAAATTCAAGTTCGATTTTGATCTGGCGGGCGCCGAGACGGCCTTTCAACGCGCCATCGAATTGAACCCGAATTACGCGACGACTTTTCACTGGTATGGCGACTGTCTCTCGCGCCTGGATCGTTTCGACGAAGCGTTGCGGCTGTTGCGCCAGGCCGAACGCCTAGACCCGCTGGCGCTGGCGCTCAAAGAGGACATCGGCACGGTCTATTACCGCATGCGGCGTTACGCCGAAGCGGAAAAGCAATACCGCGACGTGCTGGCGATTGACCCGGGCTTTGCGCGCACGGTCGGCATGCTGGCCCTGGTTGACGCGGCGCAGGGCCGTTACGACGAAGCCGTCGCCATGCATTTGCACAAACAGGAACTCGCGGCGGCCCCGCCCGCCGAGTTGAGCGCGTTCAAGCAGGCCTATCAACAAGGCGGCTGGGCCGGATACTGGCGCAAGTATCGCGCGGCGAACGGCGAAAAAAAGGGTAACGCCTACGAGAACGCGCGGCTCGCGTTGCGGCTGGGCGAACGCGCGCGCGCTTATGAATGGCTGGAGCAATCCTTCGCCGATCACAGCGGCATTCAGATCGACATCAAGAACGACCCCGAAATGGACCCGCTGCGCGCCGAGCCACGCTTTCAAGCGTTGCTGCGGCGTTGTGGATTCGCGCCTTAGCGCGATTGGCAATTTGGCGTAGGGCAGTAGCCGCGCAGCCCGGTACGGTACCGCGCGCGTGAGCAAGCGGCGCTTAGGCTGCCACACCAGTCCGCCGTACTTGACGTGCCACTTGCTCACGCGCGGCACTGTCCCAGCTTTGAGCACGCTTGGCGAGAAATTTGAGGCCCGCCTAAATACAATCACACCACTCTCTGCGTATGTTGTGAAGCAGGGAAGGCCACGCCTTTCCACGCAGGCAACAAGTCCACAAAAGAGGAGTCGCATCATGAACAGCAATTGGTTTCATTCAATCCGGCTGGCGCTTGCGCTGCTGGCGCTGAGCACGCTGGCGCTGGCGCAACACGAACACCATACTGTGCCCGCCAAACCCGCCCGCCGCATAGCTGGCGTGGGCAACTGGCAGCATCCGGTCACGACCAAAAACATCCAAGCCCAACAATTTTTCAATCAGGGCCTCGCGCTCATTTACGCCTTCAATCACGAAGAGGCCGCGCGCTCGTTTGAGCGTGCGGCGGAACTCGATCCGCAATTGGCAATGGCGCACTGGGGCTACGCGCTGGCCGTGGGGCCGAATTACAACGAACCCACGATTGACCCCGAACGCATGAAAGCCGCCTATGAAGCCGTGCAGAAGGCGCAAGCGTTGGCCGCCAATGCCAACGAAGTCGAACGGGCTTACATCAACGCGTTGGCGACGCGCTTTACGCTCGAGGCCAACCCGGATGGTAAGAAACTGGGTACGGCTTACAGCGTGGCGATGCGCGATGTTTATCAACGCTTTCCTGACGATTTGGATGCGGCGGTGCTTTACGCTGACAGTTTGATGAATGTGCAGCCCTGGCAATTGTGGGCGCGTGATGGCAAGCCGCTGGGCCACACCGAAGAGATCGTGCGCGTGTTGGAAAGCGTGCTCAAGCGCAACCCGCAACACGTCGGCGCCAATCATCTTTACATCCACGCGGTCGAAGCTTCCAAACAACCAGGCCGTGCGTTGGCCAGCGCGCGCCGTCTGGGTAAGCTCGCACCTAAGGCCGGTCACCTCGTGCACATGCCCGCGCACATCTACATTCGCACGGGCGCGTATGACGCTTCCGCCGCCAGCAACGAAGCAGCGGCGGCAGTGGATCGTGCTTACATCAAAGCGACCGGTGCAAGCGGAATGTATCCGGCGATGTATTACAGCCACAACCTGCATTTCCTGGTCGAGTCGTACAACCGCGCGGGCAACTTCGCCAAAGCCCGGCGTTCGGCGCATCGGCTGGTCGCCAACGTGGCCGGGCATATCGAGATGATGCCCCAGATGGCCGGAATGCTCGAAGGCTTTTTGCCGTCAGAGGCATTTGTGCTGTTGCGCTTTGGCAAATGGAGTGAGGTGTTAAGACAGAACGAGCCGCCGCGTGAACAGAAGATCACGCATGTGTTTTGGCAGTACGCACGCGGCGTGGCGCTGGCTTCACTGGGTAAAATGGCTGACGCGGAAGCGGCTCGTAGGGCTTTTTTGCAAGAAGGTAACAGCTTGCCGGGCGAGACGCCTTTTGGCCTGAATTCGGCCAGCAGCGTCTTGCAAATCGCCGCAAGTGTACTGAACGCGAAACTAGCCGAGGCGCAAGGAACGCGTGAGCAGTCATTGGCGGCCTGGCGGCTGGCAGTGGACGCGCAAGACGCGCTGAATTACGACGAACCGCCGGGATGGTATTACTCCGTCCGCGAATCTTTCGGAGCGGCGCTTTTGCGTGCCGGAAAAGCGCCGGAAGCCGAGCGCGTATTTCGCGCCGATCTGGCTGATAATCCGGGCAACGGACGCTCGCTGTTCGGCCTCGCCGAAAGCCTGAAAGCGCAGGGCCAGCGGCAAAAGGCGGCGGCGGCGCGGCGTGCTTTCGTTAAAGCTTGGCGCAATGCCGACGCGCCGTTGCGCTTGAACGATTTGTAAAAGCCGCCGCACGGCATTGAAACTCAGGGCGGGCTTGGCGCAAACTTAGCGAGCTTGACGCGCATCGGTTGCATCGGAGCGCGTCGCGGTGGCAGGTAGAGCGTCAAGCTCGCTTTTGTTTTACCCCCACTAACATTTCCAACGCTGTTAAAGGAGTCGCAATGAATCAACGTTATCTGCCCGCCTTGTGGTTAGCTCTTGCCGGGGCGGCCTGCGTGTTTCCGGCTGGCACTTTGGCGCAAGCCCGTCCACAACCGAAACCGGCTGCGCCACCGGCAACGCCAGCGCCTGCCGCGCCGGTCAGCACGGCGAAACCGCCCTCCAAAGACGAGGTCTATTTCGCCATCGCGCGCCGCATCAACGCGCAAAACAACACGGCGGTCAGCGGCGTGGTGGGCGCGCTGGGGGGCGTGATCGAAGTCAAAGACATCGCTATGGGCGCCGATGGCAAAGCGACCGTGACCGTGCAGGAACGCGCCGGCTCGAATGCCGCCTACACCCAGAAATCCATGCGCATCATGTTGACGCCGCCGGTGGCCGGCGACAAAGACAACAAATGGGCGTGGGAACAGTTCGAAGAGGGGCGCCGCTTTTACGCGGTGGATAGAATTTTCCCGTTTACATCCGGCGATCTGAATCGCAAGAAACAGAACATCAGCGCCAAGTGGGCCAACTTCTCCGCTGCCATCGGCAAACAACTCGAAACCGGTATCAAAGCGCTGGAAACGGCCAAGGCCGTCATCAAAACCGATCCGGCGCCGCTGATTGCCTTGCTGCCGCTGCGCACCTCGCTGGCCGAGGCGCTCAAGAATAACGAGCAGGACGCCCTGGTCAGTATTAGCCTGGAACTGAGCAGCAGCACCGATAACATCACCGCGCTGGCCGATACGTTTGAGGCCCTCAAAGCCAATGATGCGTATTTGCGGTTGTTGGAAGAGTTCAAGGCTGCCGTCAACGCCATCATTGCGATGCGTCGCGATTATGTCGAGGCGGTCAAGGTTTACAACGAATCGCTGGAGCGCCTGCCCTACGCCTTGGTGGCTTACGGGCTGGAATTTCAACGCATCGAACCGAAGCTGACGGCGGATTAGCAACCTGGGTACGCGCGCATCCCTGCGCGCCGCGTGGCGTAAAACGCATTGAGGCTGAATAGTTCTGGTGGCCTGATTCCGTCGTTTGCCACCCTTGCCCGCAAGGATGCGGGCGTACCCAGGAACTTTCGGCGCAAGGTTGCGTATGAAGCGCTGATGCAAACACAACCCCACGTAATCACAAGGAGAATTTATGAGCGACAATCCGAATAACCCCGCGAACGCGCCGTTAGCCACACAACCGCCACCACCTGCTCAAGGCAAAGACACGATCGAAGAGATCGCCACGACCTTGCGCGACCTCTTCAACCGCGTGCCCGAGACGGTCAACAAAGCGGTCGAGCGCGCGATGAACGTGAAAGACACCACCGTGCTCGTGCGGTTGAGCGACGATTCGTCGGACAAACTCGACCGGCTGGTCGCGGCGGGCGTGTTCAAAAATCGTATGGAAGCGGCGGGCTTTTTGGTCGAAGAGGGCATCAAGGCGCAAGCCGGACTCTTCGAACGTATTCAGGCCAAGCTGGACGAGATCGAACGCATCCGCGCCGAGTTGCGCCACAGTGTCGCCCCGGAAGCATAGAACCACGATTCGGTACCGGGAGCGGTAGCGACTGGGCGCTTGGCACTCGCATAAACTGCCAAGCACCCGATCGCTACAGCTCCCGGTACTGTCAAGCACGCCATGACTTACGAATACCTGCTCGTCGAAACCGCCGCCGCGATCACGCGCATTACGCTCAATCACCCGGCCCGCCGTAACGCGCTCTCGCTGGCGCTGATGCGGGAGTTGACCGCGTGTTTGCGCAGCGTGAGCCAATCCGCCGCAACGCGTGCCGTGATTCTGGCGGCCAACGGGCCAGCCTTTTCCGCTGGGCACGACCTGCGCGAAATGCTTGACCGCAGTGTTGCTGAGTACCGCGCACTGTTCGATGCCTGCGTGGAGTTGATGACCACCATCCAAAGCATCCCGCAACCTGTCATTGCCGAAGTGCAGGGCATCGCGACAGCCGCCGGTTGCCAACTGGTCGCCACTTGCGATCTGGCGGTGGCCAGCGAAACGGCAACCTTTGCCACGCCCGGCGTGCGCATCGGCCTGTTTTGCAGCACGCCGATGGTCGCCCTGACGCGCGCGCTTGGCCGCAAACGCGCGTTACAAATGCTGCTGACCGGCGCGCCGATTGACGCGCGCACCGCAGTCGAATGGGGCCTCATCAACCAGGCCGTGCCTGCTGACCAACTTCGCATTACGACCGAAGAACTCGCCGCGCAAATTGCCGCAGCCAGTTCACTGACCGTCGGCCTCGGCAAACAGGCGTTTTACGCCCAACTCGAATTGGAGCAAACCAAAGCTTATGCCTACACCAAAGAAGTCATGAGCCTGAACGCGCTGGCCGCTGATGCCCAGGAAGGCATGGGCGCGTTTTTAGAAAAACGGCCCGCCTGCTGGAAGGGAAGATAGTGGCTAGTGGTCAGTGGTCAGTGGTCAGTAACCGCCAACCACTGACCACTGACCACTGACCACTAGCCACTGCTATGACCAAACATTTCTCAATGCTGCGCACCTTTCACCTGGCGGACTTGTTCACACTGGCCAATGGTGCGTGTGGCGTCAGTGCGATCTTCGGTGCAATGAAATATCTGGCGACGCAGGAGCGTTGGCATCTTTACGTTGCTTTTGGCTTGATTCCGCTGGCCCTGGTATTTGATGTGCTGGATGGGCGTATCGCGCGTTGGCGGCATACGGCGTCATCGTTGGGGCGCGAATTGGATTCGTTGGCGGATGTGATTTCGTTTGGCGTCGCGCCAGCGGCGATTG
Encoded here:
- a CDS encoding putative Ig domain-containing protein; translated protein: MRNIQLNTTTQQRRRLVLSCVAGLLCALTLGWLLTSRTTHTALAAGKSAQAANGACTMAGGMLTGGNLFTAASNGTFGTGTGAPGASAGALPAGVIPGYAYVDYNLGNTFNHPVDGEYTVVNNPNAALYGNWYQPKGHTTGLDNDNFVMINAAGTPDIFFEETVSGLQPNTNYEFSIFGGSLNSVPALEASVSFETVDVFGTVPRLAPTAFPIHMPQFVWEQRSFVFNTGPSTTITFRLRNNTFGNYGNDFAMDDVTVQQCVNLATGTVTGRVYSDDDRDNMPGGGEAGIPNIEVRLIDQSTGAVTGITDSGAGGVYNFSNILVGNYTVRVKTNDPDLPLSATLGTPNDLTAAVTNGGMATANFGFDLPGADLAVLKTGPPSVVAGGTISYAILVSNAGPSGASNAVVTDNVSASLSNVTFSCGNPTGGAVCGAGASGSGNAINAVLTSLPANSSVTLTVTGTVAGAAANTTLTNMACVAGLVPDTNTNNNCSTAGPVPVLCPALTVTPTNSILPAGMTGVAYSQALTQSGAFGNSASFSITSGALPAGLTLSPTGLLTGTPAALGNFSFTVTASDALTCSGARAYTLQITCGPVTLNPNPLPAAQAGSAYSQMLTASGGVAPYAFAITGGGLPPGVSLSSGGLLSGTPTASGAFNVTITATGTGGCAGSRTYSFTVACPAITLTTPPFPDGAAGIAYNYTVTATPAGNYTFTLSQGNLPSGLTLSLAGVVSGLPHVVGVYNFAIRATNMTTNTCGGEQAYRLTINCPAISVSALPAPALNTFYNQTVTATPAGGNYSYAVTSGALPPGLTLNAATGTVSGITAVTGSYNFTLTATGWGACTGARAYAFVLSGCPTISLPALPNGAPYQLYNNSVAASPTAGYSYVMTAGSLPPGVTFYSQAALLYGYPTAAGTYSFTLRATDGNNCTGQREYRVTIGSRVVARAQQADYDGDGQSDAVLWSASTGRWNILRSSDQQSLTPGWGTAGDLALLGDYDGDGQTDLAVFRPANGTWYVKRSSDGSALVNAWGAFGDVPVPGDYDGDGKTDCAVFRPSDGNWYVLRSSDQQYTVTAWGAGYAPYDDVAVPGDYDGDGKTDLAVFRRATGTWLVKRSSDGQFSGKQWGVGTDVPVAADYDGDGKTDFAIWRTGTWYIWQSASNNYRVTAWGANAAPYFDQAVPGDYDGDGQVDVAVWRAADQTWYIRCSGDSSVLARPLGQAGEAPVSARPR
- a CDS encoding winged helix-turn-helix domain-containing protein, translating into MSKPESSLYEFGEFQLDAARRLLLRQGEPVTIAPKVYEVLLALVETPGQPLSKDELLRRVWPDTVVEESNLTVSVSALRKVLGERRDEHQFIATLPGIGYQFVAPVSQLENNPPEEGGRGYGTGSVSDLHLGKGREPQAQVAHAPRSVPLAEQVLERQTIAQVVIEEETEAETHARTTPPLQLPAPRRSFVATRWLALGGAALLLVAALAWYFRREAPANSGQVRSLAVLPFTELGQSQADSALGLGMADTLISRLGSLGQIEVRPTAAIRRYAGQTADPLAAGRELRVEAVLSANLQRQGQTLRVTAQLVRINDQHTLWSDTLDEQATRLFTLQDNLSARLAAALALPLSARDRERLTKHGTANIEAYQLYLKGRLFWNRRTPEWIAKGIESFEQALQLDQQYALAWAGLADCYVLSSSGLPALERMPKAHAAVERALQLDEQLAEAHATRGLIKFKFDFDLAGAETAFQRAIELNPNYATTFHWYGDCLSRLDRFDEALRLLRQAERLDPLALALKEDIGTVYYRMRRYAEAEKQYRDVLAIDPGFARTVGMLALVDAAQGRYDEAVAMHLHKQELAAAPPAELSAFKQAYQQGGWAGYWRKYRAANGEKKGNAYENARLALRLGERARAYEWLEQSFADHSGIQIDIKNDPEMDPLRAEPRFQALLRRCGFAP
- a CDS encoding LemA family protein, translating into MNQRYLPALWLALAGAACVFPAGTLAQARPQPKPAAPPATPAPAAPVSTAKPPSKDEVYFAIARRINAQNNTAVSGVVGALGGVIEVKDIAMGADGKATVTVQERAGSNAAYTQKSMRIMLTPPVAGDKDNKWAWEQFEEGRRFYAVDRIFPFTSGDLNRKKQNISAKWANFSAAIGKQLETGIKALETAKAVIKTDPAPLIALLPLRTSLAEALKNNEQDALVSISLELSSSTDNITALADTFEALKANDAYLRLLEEFKAAVNAIIAMRRDYVEAVKVYNESLERLPYALVAYGLEFQRIEPKLTAD
- a CDS encoding enoyl-CoA hydratase, producing MTYEYLLVETAAAITRITLNHPARRNALSLALMRELTACLRSVSQSAATRAVILAANGPAFSAGHDLREMLDRSVAEYRALFDACVELMTTIQSIPQPVIAEVQGIATAAGCQLVATCDLAVASETATFATPGVRIGLFCSTPMVALTRALGRKRALQMLLTGAPIDARTAVEWGLINQAVPADQLRITTEELAAQIAAASSLTVGLGKQAFYAQLELEQTKAYAYTKEVMSLNALAADAQEGMGAFLEKRPACWKGR